A window from Streptomyces sp. NBC_00299 encodes these proteins:
- a CDS encoding alpha-(1->3)-arabinofuranosyltransferase domain-containing protein, producing MTTTTVQAPPPAAVPTSAPSSGPPEGPRSRRWLLGFWAVVFVLLLAVQPGRQTFDTKLGVTVDPGQFLADLGQLWQDEGSFGGIQNQYSGYLWPMLPFYWLADVVRLPVWLAERLWLSLIVAVAFWGALRLAERLRVGSGASRLVAAVAYALWPVFTVVVGSTSAAALPGAFLPWVLLPLTDERYAARVAALRSALIIPFMGGVNAASTLASLLPVGLYLLSRPPGPRQRKLIAWWVPGVLLATAWWVIPLLLLGTYGENFLPYVESSQTTTETMAATEALRGGGNWVAYLHFGEAWLPAGWTVAASVVVIVCSALAAGLGLAGLARRDMPERRWLVLTVVTVALILLAGYGGAFGAPFHGVVQDWLDGGLVPFRNIYKFQTGLALALVLGLAHLAGVAAQARGARQVRGRRYAPLIAAVLVLPGLMWPYLNGSILNPGSFKEIPKYWQATADWMEKYSPDARALVVPATAHGIYTWGSTIDQPLDVLADSRWAQRDYVPFGTPGNRRAMDAVEQALVSGGQVPGLADYLSRAGIHYVVVRNDLDPDQIGHIPTTTVKRTLEQSGYERVTGLGPITTGGTIAPGTPLQVEGLYPRQRAVEIYKPAGADVPRPHQAGLQPVADTAVVSGGPEALLPLASQLRGRASVLTGDNHPGLGSPQVQVIGDGLRRADTRFGLVNANTSYTYTRGERNAPDAAQDAGEKPHQILPTSDLDHQTVAELRGARSVTASSYGSWLFHLPQFDPVNAFDGNPDTAWAEGSEGSPVGEWLRIAFAGGSYDMPSSFKVRPLPQEGVREAATRVRVETEKGAVSSVLRPDGTTQTVKVPPGATSWMKLTITDSVSRRPGLTGAGFSEIDLPDVQVTRLLRLPADAGKSGAAAEIVSLSRTADPTGLSPTGTEAGLHRRFTTSTAGTYEVRASAVPVPGEELDRLLYEVAPEQQNRIVATADSTARLGAGLSPRNLTDGDLTTAWIAGDRPTIHLSWPGKQAVGEVVLAPAGGLSTRPTEVHISSPDGAVIAGVDENGWVRFPPITTDRLDITITKTAPLTLYNPMVDEDLRLPVGLTEAYIPALDQYRTPQPRESRPFSLPCGKGPVVAVDGELYRTSVRGTVRDLTERRQLDVTLCQQGRDDAELQLSAGDHRVEAGDAGPLTLTAVTLTRGTVSDASAAGRQLGIRDWLGDRRAVTVGSGAASYLTTYENFNDGWRATLGGKELTPVRLDGWQQGWRIPAGAGGTVELSYEPAVMYEGGLIGSAVAIALLAGLALWRRRAPNPDEPQPAPPLPGLWLGTVAVTVVGVLIAGWFALLVPALALVAWRRHALLVPIALVALAGAGVAAAVGAGEPVGAQEGAFGPAAQLLALIGLFAGVVGVRESAGAAGSAGGPDHGSGLPGSTAVLPPVAGGGGVPGSAAPERPTRPLPQRERGRSPMGTEPPGPADSRTDSGPTVSARGPGGPVPDSPTARIAPRKPRLRATGPESSPESDDTGKTGKGEAT from the coding sequence ATGACGACGACCACGGTCCAGGCTCCTCCCCCGGCAGCCGTGCCCACCTCCGCGCCCTCCTCGGGGCCGCCGGAGGGGCCGCGCTCGCGGCGCTGGCTGCTGGGGTTCTGGGCCGTGGTGTTCGTGCTGCTGCTGGCGGTGCAGCCGGGGCGGCAGACGTTCGACACCAAGCTGGGTGTGACCGTCGATCCGGGGCAGTTCCTCGCCGATCTGGGGCAGTTGTGGCAGGACGAGGGCAGTTTCGGCGGGATCCAGAACCAGTACTCGGGCTATCTGTGGCCGATGCTGCCGTTCTACTGGCTGGCCGATGTCGTACGGCTGCCGGTGTGGCTGGCGGAGCGGCTGTGGCTGTCGCTGATCGTGGCGGTGGCTTTCTGGGGTGCGCTGCGGCTGGCCGAGCGGCTGCGGGTGGGCAGCGGGGCGTCGCGGCTGGTCGCGGCCGTGGCGTATGCGCTGTGGCCCGTCTTCACCGTCGTCGTCGGGTCCACGTCCGCTGCCGCGCTGCCCGGTGCCTTCCTGCCGTGGGTGCTGCTGCCGCTGACCGACGAGCGGTATGCCGCGCGGGTCGCCGCGCTGCGGTCGGCGCTGATCATCCCGTTCATGGGTGGCGTCAATGCCGCTTCCACCCTGGCCTCGCTGCTTCCCGTCGGGCTGTATCTGCTCTCCCGGCCGCCCGGGCCACGGCAGCGCAAGCTGATCGCGTGGTGGGTGCCGGGGGTCCTGCTGGCGACCGCCTGGTGGGTGATCCCGCTTCTGCTGCTCGGCACATACGGCGAGAACTTCCTTCCCTACGTGGAGAGTTCGCAGACCACGACCGAGACGATGGCGGCGACGGAGGCGCTGCGCGGCGGCGGCAACTGGGTCGCCTATCTGCACTTCGGTGAGGCCTGGCTGCCGGCCGGCTGGACCGTCGCCGCGTCCGTCGTCGTGATCGTCTGCTCGGCCCTCGCGGCCGGGCTGGGGCTTGCGGGGCTGGCCCGGCGGGACATGCCGGAGCGGCGGTGGCTGGTGCTGACCGTGGTGACGGTCGCGCTGATCCTGCTCGCCGGGTACGGCGGAGCGTTCGGGGCGCCCTTCCACGGGGTGGTGCAGGACTGGCTGGACGGCGGTCTTGTTCCCTTCCGGAACATCTACAAGTTCCAGACGGGGCTCGCGCTGGCACTGGTCCTGGGCCTCGCCCATCTGGCGGGCGTGGCGGCCCAGGCGCGCGGGGCACGGCAGGTGCGGGGGCGGCGGTACGCTCCGCTGATCGCGGCCGTGCTGGTGCTGCCGGGGCTGATGTGGCCGTACCTCAACGGCTCGATCCTCAACCCCGGGTCCTTCAAGGAGATCCCCAAGTACTGGCAGGCCACGGCCGACTGGATGGAGAAGTACTCCCCCGACGCCCGCGCCCTCGTCGTGCCGGCCACCGCGCACGGCATCTACACGTGGGGCTCGACCATCGACCAGCCCCTGGACGTCCTCGCCGACTCGCGCTGGGCACAGCGGGACTACGTCCCCTTCGGCACCCCCGGCAACCGGCGCGCGATGGACGCCGTGGAGCAGGCCCTGGTCAGCGGCGGACAAGTACCGGGCCTGGCGGACTACTTGAGCCGCGCCGGGATCCACTACGTCGTCGTCCGCAACGACCTCGACCCCGACCAGATCGGCCACATACCGACGACGACGGTGAAGCGGACTCTGGAGCAGTCCGGATACGAGCGGGTGACGGGCCTCGGGCCGATCACGACCGGCGGGACGATCGCGCCGGGCACTCCGCTGCAGGTGGAGGGGCTGTATCCGCGGCAGCGGGCGGTGGAGATCTACAAGCCGGCCGGGGCGGACGTGCCGCGTCCGCACCAGGCCGGGCTGCAGCCGGTGGCCGACACGGCCGTCGTCTCCGGCGGGCCGGAGGCGCTGCTGCCGCTGGCGTCCCAACTGCGGGGCCGGGCGAGCGTGCTGACCGGCGACAACCACCCGGGGCTCGGCTCACCGCAGGTACAGGTGATCGGCGACGGGCTGCGGCGGGCGGACACCCGGTTCGGGCTGGTCAACGCCAACACGTCGTACACGTACACGCGCGGCGAGCGCAACGCGCCCGACGCCGCGCAGGACGCGGGTGAGAAGCCGCACCAGATCCTGCCGACGTCCGACCTCGACCACCAGACGGTGGCCGAGCTGCGGGGCGCGCGGTCGGTGACGGCGTCGTCCTACGGCAGCTGGCTCTTCCACCTCCCGCAGTTCGATCCGGTGAACGCCTTCGACGGCAACCCGGACACGGCGTGGGCCGAGGGCTCGGAGGGGTCGCCGGTCGGCGAGTGGCTGCGGATCGCGTTCGCGGGCGGCTCGTACGACATGCCGTCGTCCTTCAAGGTCAGGCCGCTGCCGCAGGAGGGTGTGCGGGAGGCGGCGACGCGGGTGCGGGTGGAGACGGAGAAGGGGGCGGTGAGCTCGGTCCTGCGGCCGGACGGCACCACGCAGACGGTCAAGGTGCCTCCGGGGGCGACGAGTTGGATGAAGCTGACGATCACGGACTCCGTGTCCCGGCGCCCCGGTCTGACCGGGGCGGGCTTCTCCGAGATCGACCTGCCGGACGTACAGGTGACCCGGCTGCTGCGGCTGCCCGCCGACGCCGGGAAGTCGGGAGCAGCCGCCGAGATCGTCTCCCTGTCCCGTACGGCCGACCCCACGGGCCTGTCGCCGACGGGCACGGAGGCCGGCCTGCACCGGCGCTTCACCACGTCCACGGCGGGGACGTACGAGGTGCGGGCGAGCGCCGTGCCGGTGCCGGGCGAGGAGCTGGACCGGCTGCTGTACGAGGTGGCGCCGGAGCAGCAGAACCGGATCGTCGCCACCGCCGACTCCACGGCGCGGCTGGGGGCGGGGCTGTCGCCGCGCAACCTCACCGACGGCGATCTGACCACGGCGTGGATAGCGGGCGACCGGCCCACGATCCACCTCAGCTGGCCCGGAAAGCAGGCGGTGGGAGAGGTCGTCCTGGCCCCGGCGGGCGGTCTGTCCACGCGTCCGACCGAGGTGCACATCAGCTCGCCGGACGGTGCGGTGATCGCAGGCGTCGACGAGAACGGCTGGGTCCGCTTCCCGCCCATCACGACCGACCGGCTCGACATCACCATCACCAAGACCGCGCCGCTCACCCTGTACAACCCGATGGTCGACGAGGACCTACGGCTGCCCGTGGGCCTGACGGAGGCCTACATCCCGGCCCTCGACCAGTACCGGACCCCGCAGCCGAGGGAGTCCAGGCCGTTCTCGCTGCCGTGCGGGAAGGGGCCGGTGGTCGCGGTGGACGGGGAGCTGTACCGGACGAGTGTGCGCGGAACGGTACGGGACCTGACGGAGCGGCGGCAGCTCGATGTGACGCTGTGCCAGCAGGGGCGTGACGATGCCGAGTTGCAACTGTCCGCGGGTGACCATCGAGTCGAGGCCGGGGACGCGGGGCCGCTCACGCTGACCGCGGTGACGCTGACGCGCGGCACGGTTTCCGATGCCTCGGCCGCCGGGCGTCAGCTGGGGATACGGGACTGGCTCGGCGACCGGCGCGCGGTGACCGTCGGGTCGGGCGCGGCGAGCTACCTCACCACGTACGAGAACTTCAACGACGGCTGGCGCGCCACCCTGGGCGGCAAGGAGCTGACACCGGTACGGCTGGACGGCTGGCAGCAGGGCTGGCGGATCCCGGCGGGCGCCGGCGGCACGGTCGAGCTGTCGTACGAGCCGGCGGTGATGTACGAGGGCGGGCTGATCGGCAGCGCGGTCGCGATCGCGCTGCTGGCCGGGCTGGCCCTGTGGCGCCGCCGCGCACCGAACCCGGACGAGCCGCAGCCGGCCCCGCCGCTGCCTGGCCTGTGGCTCGGCACGGTGGCCGTGACGGTGGTGGGCGTACTCATCGCCGGCTGGTTCGCCCTGCTTGTACCGGCCCTGGCGCTGGTGGCGTGGCGCAGGCATGCCCTGCTGGTGCCGATCGCGTTGGTGGCGCTCGCGGGGGCGGGCGTGGCAGCGGCGGTCGGCGCCGGGGAGCCGGTGGGCGCGCAGGAGGGCGCCTTCGGGCCTGCGGCTCAACTGCTGGCGCTGATCGGGCTGTTCGCCGGTGTGGTGGGGGTGCGGGAGTCGGCGGGGGCGGCCGGATCCGCGGGCGGCCCCGACCATGGATCGGGTCTGCCCGGCTCCACGGCTGTGCTGCCGCCGGTCGCCGGTGGTGGCGGTGTTCCCGGCTCGGCCGCCCCGGAGCGGCCGACGCGCCCCCTGCCGCAGCGGGAGCGGGGCCGCAGTCCGATGGGGACCGAGCCTCCGGGGCCGGCGGATTCCCGTACCGACTCCGGGCCGACCGTGTCCGCGCGCGGTCCCGGTGGGCCGGTTCCGGACTCGCCGACCGCGCGGATCGCGCCCCGCAAACCGCGCTTGCGGGCGACCGGTCCCGAGAGCTCGCCGGAGTCCGACGACACCGGGAAGACCGGGAAGGGCGAAGCCACATGA
- a CDS encoding class I SAM-dependent methyltransferase: MPVRRGWSRPRGGAAHVTAPRPYGGASPPPVVKDPSFRRSLALFRAFLHEQDDPESCYSLLARDAVDQVEAYDGFVSGRTVVDVGGGGGYFTEEFRRRGAYAYLFEPDVAELGVKPPEGAVVADGYLLPLRDGVADVTFSSNVLEHVADPQTFLSELARVTRPGGLIYVSFTNWLSPWGGHEWAPWHYFGAERARARYLRRTGRAAKHTLGENLFAVHIGATLRQVRARDDVEVVSARSRYWPFLAEAVVKAPGIREFATWNLLLILRRCPP; this comes from the coding sequence GTGCCGGTGCGTCGTGGCTGGTCGCGCCCGCGCGGCGGAGCCGCACATGTCACAGCCCCGCGCCCCTATGGGGGCGCTTCACCACCCCCAGTCGTCAAGGACCCTTCCTTTCGACGGTCCCTTGCTCTCTTCCGGGCCTTCCTCCATGAGCAGGACGATCCCGAATCCTGCTATTCGCTGCTCGCCCGTGACGCCGTCGACCAGGTCGAGGCCTACGACGGTTTCGTCTCCGGGCGTACCGTCGTCGATGTCGGCGGCGGTGGCGGGTACTTCACCGAGGAGTTCCGGCGGCGAGGTGCGTACGCCTATCTCTTCGAGCCGGACGTGGCGGAACTCGGTGTGAAGCCGCCCGAGGGGGCCGTCGTCGCCGACGGGTACCTGCTGCCGCTGCGCGACGGCGTCGCCGACGTCACCTTCTCCTCCAATGTGCTGGAGCACGTGGCCGATCCGCAGACGTTCCTCAGTGAGCTGGCACGGGTGACCCGGCCCGGTGGGCTGATCTACGTGTCGTTCACGAACTGGCTGTCCCCGTGGGGCGGTCATGAGTGGGCCCCCTGGCACTACTTCGGTGCCGAGCGGGCCCGCGCCCGCTACCTGCGCCGTACCGGACGGGCCGCCAAGCACACCCTCGGCGAGAACCTGTTCGCCGTGCACATCGGCGCCACCCTGCGTCAGGTCCGCGCCCGTGACGACGTAGAGGTCGTCTCGGCGCGCTCCCGCTACTGGCCGTTCCTCGCGGAGGCCGTCGTGAAGGCGCCCGGCATACGCGAGTTCGCCACCTGGAACCTCCTCCTCATCCTCAGGCGGTGCCCACCATGA
- a CDS encoding glycosyltransferase family 4 protein — protein sequence MPQHVPSPPPFSNSLERGDPHRATPPWASQQQPPALPPHPRRIVFLAHRDLGNRSAGGSELLVDRLADGLTHLGHQVTLLCGGPAAYRDYRVVSAGGSYGHYLRARSAFARQVGDCDLLVEVCNGMPYFSPLWHRGPTLCLVNHVHTDLWQMRFGGALAPAARLGRRLEHWALTGAQQRSLMVAVSPSTAQALRGIGVDRERIRVVHNGVEEPGPLGDRSPEPLFVAVGRLVEYKRIDLLLRLWERVRPVTGGRLVIVGDGPERQRLERAAGAGVEFTGHVSEAEKHRLLCAAWLLLHPSAVEGWGLVVTEAATRETPTIAFDVPGLRDSVVDGETGVLAAGESSFAAAWCTLALSGHRRELMGKAARDRAARYRWDRTVRQFLAVASEAVRRDA from the coding sequence ATGCCCCAGCACGTGCCCTCCCCTCCCCCGTTCTCGAATTCGCTCGAGCGGGGGGACCCCCATCGCGCCACCCCTCCCTGGGCGTCGCAGCAACAGCCTCCGGCGCTTCCCCCACATCCGCGCCGAATCGTTTTTCTCGCCCACCGTGACCTGGGCAACCGATCCGCCGGCGGCTCCGAGCTGCTGGTCGACCGCCTCGCCGACGGCCTGACCCACCTCGGCCACCAGGTCACCCTCCTGTGCGGGGGCCCCGCGGCCTACCGCGACTACCGGGTCGTGTCCGCCGGCGGTTCCTACGGCCACTACCTGCGCGCCCGGTCCGCCTTCGCCCGTCAGGTCGGCGACTGCGATCTGCTGGTCGAGGTCTGCAACGGGATGCCGTACTTCTCCCCCCTCTGGCATCGCGGGCCGACGCTGTGCCTGGTCAACCATGTACACACCGATCTGTGGCAGATGCGGTTCGGCGGGGCGCTGGCGCCTGCCGCGCGGCTCGGGCGAAGACTGGAGCACTGGGCGCTGACCGGTGCGCAGCAGCGGAGTCTGATGGTTGCCGTGTCTCCGTCGACCGCGCAGGCCCTGCGCGGGATCGGCGTCGACCGGGAACGTATCCGTGTCGTCCACAACGGCGTGGAGGAGCCCGGACCCCTGGGCGACCGCTCGCCGGAGCCGCTGTTCGTGGCCGTCGGACGGCTCGTCGAGTACAAGCGCATCGATCTGCTGCTGCGGTTGTGGGAGCGAGTGCGGCCCGTGACCGGCGGGCGGCTCGTCATCGTCGGGGACGGGCCGGAGCGTCAGCGTCTGGAGCGGGCGGCCGGCGCCGGCGTCGAGTTCACCGGCCATGTCTCGGAGGCGGAGAAGCATCGGCTGCTGTGTGCGGCGTGGCTGCTGCTGCATCCGTCCGCCGTGGAGGGGTGGGGGCTCGTCGTCACCGAGGCCGCCACCCGGGAGACGCCGACCATTGCCTTTGATGTGCCCGGGCTGCGGGATTCCGTCGTGGACGGGGAGACGGGGGTGCTTGCCGCCGGGGAGTCGTCCTTCGCCGCTGCCTGGTGCACGCTCGCGTTGTCCGGGCATCGGCGGGAGTTGATGGGCAAGGCTGCGCGGGATCGGGCGGCGCGGTATCGCTGGGACCGGACTGTGCGGCAGTTTCTGGCGGTTGCCTCGGAGGCCGTGCGCCGTGACGCCTAA
- a CDS encoding DUF3068 domain-containing protein, giving the protein MRRTASPLSLILLGLGTFLLVLAPMLAWYVAPRAAVNPIDIDTTAVYKGTGSVFDTDKVETVPDQNITVTQRVRGNVAESERSGNAVWDVITTVDTDKSLPADDPHDALDFTPHRWVMDRTTTKPVHCCEETPYIEGEAYLKFPFDVEKRSYQWWDNTGGTTITLRYDGTEKIQGYTGYRFTGTVAPRKVGTRLVPGTLVDEPDRPQVLAEEWYSNHGFRLVVDQATGRVIYAQTGPRRTLRAPGGEKDAAVLLDSEKIAFTTATQKEAVRQAKRDSGLLRTVGETLPIGTAGAGFVLVVVGGVLVARGRKRPEAPGTVEMPQPSLTM; this is encoded by the coding sequence ATGCGCCGTACAGCCTCACCTCTCTCGTTGATTCTGCTGGGCCTCGGCACGTTTTTGCTGGTACTGGCGCCCATGCTCGCCTGGTACGTGGCCCCGCGTGCCGCCGTGAACCCCATCGACATCGACACCACCGCCGTCTACAAGGGCACCGGCAGCGTCTTCGACACCGACAAGGTCGAGACCGTGCCGGACCAGAACATCACCGTCACCCAGCGCGTGCGCGGCAATGTGGCGGAAAGTGAGCGCAGCGGCAACGCCGTCTGGGACGTCATCACCACCGTCGACACGGACAAGTCGCTGCCGGCCGACGACCCGCACGACGCGCTGGACTTCACCCCGCACCGCTGGGTGATGGACCGTACGACGACGAAGCCGGTGCACTGCTGCGAGGAGACGCCGTACATCGAGGGCGAGGCGTATCTGAAGTTCCCGTTCGACGTGGAGAAACGCTCCTACCAGTGGTGGGACAACACCGGCGGCACCACGATCACCCTGCGGTACGACGGCACCGAGAAGATCCAGGGCTACACGGGATACCGGTTCACCGGCACGGTCGCGCCCCGCAAGGTCGGCACGCGGCTCGTCCCCGGCACCCTCGTCGACGAGCCGGACAGGCCGCAGGTGCTGGCCGAGGAGTGGTACTCCAACCACGGGTTCAGGCTGGTCGTGGATCAGGCCACCGGCCGTGTGATCTACGCGCAGACCGGCCCGCGCCGGACCCTGCGGGCGCCCGGCGGCGAGAAGGACGCGGCGGTACTGCTGGACAGCGAGAAGATCGCGTTCACCACGGCCACGCAGAAGGAGGCCGTACGGCAGGCGAAGCGGGACAGCGGTCTGCTGCGCACGGTGGGCGAGACGCTGCCGATCGGGACTGCTGGGGCGGGATTCGTGCTTGTGGTGGTGGGTGGCGTTTTGGTGGCACGAGGACGGAAGCGCCCTGAAGCGCCCGGTACGGTCGAGATGCCCCAGCCGTCGCTCACAATGTGA
- a CDS encoding helix-turn-helix domain-containing protein, with the protein MVMADAPALAEQILREIQREYPQLPVVLDESGEPMALVGIRRAIEVFVEHLEKSEGRPTVPPGVFQDFGRGEGYNGRSLDSLQAIYRLGVRLAWRRFAEIGQRVDIPPPAMYELVDAGYEYLDGLVDQSVRGYAEAAARQAGERLRLQRRLMELLLAEHHRGDPADALTERAARIGWPLPEKVAVGVLLRPAREAVAPAVGQGVLLDMEYEQPRMVVPEPDAGGRPELLHRALTGWSGAIGPPVPLADAAKSLRWAEAAVRLMERGLLPAGDVLYCTEHTEALVLLQPEELIDDLAVRCLAPLQHCGPTHGRRLAETLLAWLETRGGAPEVAARLGVHPQTVRYRLRQIRELWGDEMDDPDRRFELELVLRAQRLRGALGEARR; encoded by the coding sequence CTGGTCATGGCGGACGCCCCGGCCCTCGCCGAGCAGATCCTGCGCGAGATCCAGCGCGAGTACCCCCAACTGCCCGTCGTCCTCGACGAGTCGGGCGAGCCGATGGCCCTGGTCGGCATCCGGCGCGCGATCGAGGTCTTCGTCGAGCACCTGGAGAAGTCGGAAGGCCGCCCGACCGTACCGCCGGGCGTCTTCCAGGACTTCGGCCGCGGAGAGGGCTACAACGGCCGCTCCCTGGACTCGCTCCAGGCGATCTACCGGTTGGGCGTACGGCTGGCCTGGCGCCGTTTCGCCGAGATCGGCCAGCGCGTCGACATTCCGCCCCCCGCGATGTACGAGCTGGTGGACGCGGGCTACGAGTACCTGGACGGCCTGGTCGACCAGTCGGTGCGTGGCTACGCCGAGGCGGCGGCACGGCAGGCGGGCGAGCGGCTGCGTCTCCAACGCCGCCTGATGGAGCTGCTGTTGGCCGAGCACCACCGGGGTGATCCGGCGGACGCCCTGACGGAGCGGGCGGCCCGGATCGGCTGGCCGCTGCCCGAGAAGGTCGCCGTGGGCGTGTTACTGCGCCCGGCGCGGGAGGCGGTGGCGCCGGCCGTGGGGCAGGGAGTGCTGCTCGACATGGAGTACGAGCAGCCGCGCATGGTCGTCCCCGAGCCGGACGCCGGCGGCCGCCCCGAACTGCTGCACCGGGCCCTGACCGGCTGGTCGGGCGCGATCGGCCCTCCGGTGCCCCTCGCCGACGCGGCGAAGTCGCTGCGCTGGGCCGAGGCAGCCGTACGCCTGATGGAACGGGGGCTGCTGCCGGCCGGCGACGTCCTGTACTGCACCGAGCACACGGAAGCTCTGGTGCTGCTCCAGCCCGAGGAACTGATCGACGACCTGGCGGTGCGCTGCCTGGCACCGCTCCAGCACTGCGGTCCCACGCACGGGCGGCGGCTGGCGGAGACGTTACTGGCGTGGCTGGAGACCAGGGGCGGGGCACCGGAGGTGGCGGCCCGTCTGGGAGTTCACCCTCAGACGGTCAGGTACCGCCTCCGCCAGATCCGGGAGCTGTGGGGCGACGAGATGGACGACCCGGATCGACGGTTCGAGCTGGAGTTGGTGTTGCGGGCCCAGCGGTTGAGGGGGGCGCTGGGGGAGGCGCGCAGGTAG
- a CDS encoding DUF2269 domain-containing protein: MSSSSSSPSVSSASSASSRKLSRPARRAALVVHVVASAGWLGLTVGLLALGVTAATTGSAVTVEASVRAMKLFTDWLLLPLALLTLLSGLVLSLGTQWGLARHRWVYVKFWVTLGTTVATVFALRPGVNSAVEAVAAGGPLPDAGDVLFGPIVSLSAYVFMTVISILKPWGLTRRGRRLRAASARTPSRRTEPARQTA, translated from the coding sequence ATGTCTTCCTCGTCTTCTTCGCCATCCGTGTCGTCCGCGTCGTCCGCCTCGTCAAGGAAGCTGAGCCGGCCCGCCCGGCGGGCCGCCCTCGTCGTCCATGTCGTCGCCTCCGCCGGCTGGCTCGGGCTCACGGTCGGGCTGCTCGCGCTCGGGGTCACCGCGGCCACCACCGGGTCCGCGGTGACCGTGGAGGCGTCCGTGCGGGCCATGAAGCTGTTCACCGACTGGCTCCTGCTGCCGCTCGCCCTCCTCACGCTGCTCAGCGGGCTCGTGCTGTCGCTGGGCACGCAATGGGGGCTGGCGCGGCACCGGTGGGTCTACGTCAAGTTCTGGGTGACCCTGGGCACGACCGTCGCCACCGTCTTCGCGCTGCGCCCCGGCGTGAACTCCGCCGTCGAGGCCGTCGCCGCGGGCGGGCCGCTGCCCGACGCCGGGGACGTTCTGTTCGGGCCGATCGTGTCGCTGTCCGCGTACGTCTTCATGACGGTGATCTCGATCCTCAAGCCCTGGGGGCTCACGCGCCGTGGCCGACGCCTGCGCGCCGCGTCCGCCCGCACCCCGTCCCGCCGCACCGAGCCCGCCCGCCAGACCGCCTGA
- a CDS encoding IclR family transcriptional regulator → MGRLVPAVTRALDILELFLDGDGTLSAPDIVRKLQLPRTTVHELVTTLAARSYIVQVPGQPGRYRLGVRPYQLGSRYAEQLDLAAEGQQVARSVAETCDETVHVAILEGTDVIYIAKVDSTHAVRMVSAAGRRLPAHCTSVGKMLLASLPDSELSSRIPDGAELVAMTPNSITDPGALREALAEIRQRGIAVESRESNPDVSCVAAPVRDRTGQVVAALSISVPMIRWSDERLAELEQLSAKGAAELSERLGHRSVA, encoded by the coding sequence GTGGGACGCCTCGTACCAGCCGTGACCCGGGCTCTCGACATTCTCGAGCTCTTCCTCGACGGGGACGGGACGCTCTCCGCCCCCGACATCGTGCGCAAGCTCCAGTTGCCGCGGACCACCGTGCATGAGCTGGTGACCACTCTGGCCGCTCGGTCGTACATCGTCCAGGTGCCGGGGCAGCCGGGACGGTACCGGCTGGGCGTAAGGCCGTACCAGCTCGGCAGCCGGTACGCCGAGCAGCTCGACCTCGCGGCCGAGGGGCAGCAGGTGGCCCGGTCCGTCGCCGAGACGTGCGACGAGACCGTGCACGTGGCGATCCTGGAGGGCACGGACGTCATCTACATCGCGAAGGTCGACTCGACGCACGCGGTGCGGATGGTGTCCGCGGCGGGCCGTCGGCTGCCCGCCCACTGCACGTCCGTCGGCAAGATGCTGCTGGCCTCCCTTCCCGACTCGGAGCTGTCGTCCCGTATCCCCGACGGGGCCGAGCTCGTCGCCATGACGCCCAACAGCATCACCGACCCCGGCGCCCTGCGCGAGGCCCTCGCCGAGATTCGGCAGCGGGGGATCGCCGTCGAGAGCCGGGAGTCCAACCCGGACGTTTCGTGCGTGGCCGCGCCCGTGCGGGACCGTACCGGGCAGGTCGTCGCCGCACTCTCCATCTCCGTGCCGATGATCCGCTGGAGCGACGAGCGGCTCGCCGAGCTGGAGCAGCTCTCCGCCAAGGGTGCCGCCGAACTGTCGGAGCGCCTGGGGCACCGGAGCGTTGCGTGA
- a CDS encoding SMP-30/gluconolactonase/LRE family protein, producing the protein MRAPYEVAVRAEAELGEGPTWDPASGRLVWIDILGARIHTYDPVSGRRTVRTTHQHIGAVKPRAGGGLVLNLRDGVAVLDPDHNFRWLHHEPVPGRRANDAAVAPDGSLWAGTMRYDEAAGGGTLSRITGEASVEVVLDDVAVSNGTGWSPDGRLMYYIDSPTRCVDVFDFADGRPVNRRPLVEIEDGAGFPDGLTVDAEGCVWVALWDGAAVRRYTPAGELDRIVPLPVPRVTACTFGGPDLTDLYITTARVGLASPPALSGSVFVVPGAGKGLAQPAFRG; encoded by the coding sequence GTGAGGGCGCCGTACGAGGTGGCGGTGCGCGCGGAAGCGGAACTCGGTGAGGGGCCGACCTGGGATCCGGCCAGTGGCCGGCTGGTCTGGATCGACATCCTCGGTGCGCGGATACACACCTACGACCCCGTCTCCGGGCGTCGCACGGTCCGTACGACCCACCAGCACATCGGCGCCGTCAAGCCGCGCGCCGGCGGCGGCCTCGTCCTCAACCTGCGGGACGGCGTGGCCGTGCTCGACCCGGACCACAACTTCCGCTGGCTGCATCACGAACCCGTCCCCGGCCGCCGCGCCAACGACGCCGCCGTCGCGCCCGACGGGTCCCTCTGGGCGGGCACCATGCGCTACGACGAGGCGGCGGGCGGCGGCACCCTGTCCCGGATCACCGGTGAGGCCTCCGTCGAGGTGGTCCTCGACGACGTGGCGGTGAGCAACGGCACGGGCTGGAGCCCGGACGGGCGGCTCATGTACTACATCGATTCCCCGACGCGTTGTGTCGACGTCTTCGACTTCGCCGACGGGCGGCCCGTGAACCGGCGCCCGCTGGTCGAGATCGAGGACGGCGCCGGGTTCCCGGACGGGCTCACCGTCGACGCCGAGGGCTGCGTGTGGGTGGCCCTGTGGGACGGCGCGGCGGTACGGCGTTACACACCGGCCGGCGAGCTGGACCGGATCGTCCCGCTGCCCGTGCCCCGCGTGACGGCCTGCACCTTCGGCGGCCCCGACCTGACCGACCTCTACATCACCACGGCCCGCGTCGGCCTGGCCTCGCCCCCCGCCCTGTCGGGCTCGGTGTTCGTGGTGCCGGGGGCCGGGAAGGGGCTGGCGCAGCCGGCGTTCAGGGGCTGA